The nucleotide sequence CGCACATACTTCGTCATCGCGCCGTTCACGCCGTAGCCGAAGCCTTTGCGCGTGCTGTCGAGGTTGTAGAGGCCGCGACGCGTCATCGGGTTATCCTTGGAAATGATCGCGGCGGTCTCGGAGACGACGCGGTCGCCTTCTTTCCAGCCTTCCACATCCTTGCCGACCTCAATGATGTGTCCGCCGAACTCATGGCCGAGCACGACAGGATAATTCACCGGCCAGGAGTGATCGGAGGTCCACTGATGCAGATCGGAGCCGCAAACGCCCACATTGGCGACTTCGAGAAGCACGTCCTCGGCACCGATGGTTGGCTTTTCGATCTCACGGATTTCGACGGAGCCTTTTTCAGGCGCGAAGTTGACGACGGCGGCAGATTTCATGGTGGGAAGATTATTCGTAGTGAGAGTGGCATGAGGCGATGACGATGGATTCATCGGTCACTCGATAAACCAAGCGATGTTCGTCATTGATGCGGCGGCTCCACCAACCTTTTAGTTCGTGGCGCAGGGGTTCAGGCTTGCCGATGCCGGTGAAGGGGTTGCGGGCGGATTCATTCACGAGCCGAACGAGCCGCTCAAAGAGTTTCGGCTCATGCAGAGCCATCTCTGTGAAGTCTTGCCAAGCATCGGCATGAAAGCTGACGGTTCTCATCGAAACTGTGCCTGATCAGGTGTGACGATGTTTTTTCCGGCATCAATGTCTGCCACAGCACGGAGAAGGCGCTCGCGATTCGCTGGATGACGGAGCAGATAGGCCGTTTCATCCGTCTCAGTGACGGATATTTCGATGGGGCGGCTTTTAAAAACAGTTTTCAGACTGGCTATGAAGCTCTCGTCTAACTCGTCGGCGGTGGTGTGGTAAACGGTCGTCATGGGAAAGAGTGTCATAGGTTCAAAGGTCTGCCAAACACGAAGTTCGGCTCAAAAAGCCGCCACATCCTGAGCATGAACCGCCTCGCAGATCATGCGCAGCGAGGCTTCGAGGTTGCCATCGGCGGTTTTGAAAGCATCGGCATCAATCGTGAGCGGGGCACCGAGCACGACGAGAGGTGCGCCATACTTCGGGCACTGGATGGCTTGTTCGAGACTGAGGCCGCCGACGGCTTGCACGGGCACTTTCACGGCCTGGACGACTTCGCGGAGCTTGTCGAGCGGGCTGGGCATGCGGTGGCCGGCGGCGGCGATGCCGCGACGCTCGTCGTAGCCGATGTGATGGATGATGTAGTCGCAGCCGAGGTCTTCGAGCCATTTGGCACCGGCGACCATGTCTTCGCAGATCATGTTATCGCCCATCACCTTGCAGCCGAAGTCCTTCCCTGCCTTCACGACGCATTTCACGGTCTCCGCATGCGCTCGGGCCATGACGACGACATGCGTGGCACCGGCTTTGGCCATCATTTCGGCCTCCAGATAGCCGCCATCCATGGTTTTGAGGTCGGCGACGATGGGGGTGGTCGGAAAAGCCTTCCGCAGGGCGCGGACACCATGCAGACCTTCGGCCAAAATGAGCGGCGTTCCGGCTTCCAGCCAGTCCACACCAGCTCGCATGGCTAGCGCAGCGGTTTCGAGGGCTTCGTCGATGTTGGTGAGGTCGAGGCTGATCTGAACGATGGGTTTCATGGAGGAAGCGTGTCTGTAATGGAAGTTCACCCTGCCTTCAACTCATCACACAGCGCCAGCGCCTTCAGCGCCTGACACGTCGCGATGTAGGTGATGTAGTGGTAGTTCCCGCGATACAGCGAGTGCATCCACCAGCGGCCCGAGACACGCTGCTCCTTCTTCAACCAAGCCACGGCCTTCTGAACGCGTTCATCCTTCGCCGGGACATCGCTCTGGCGCATGAGCACGACGGCGAAGGCGGTCATGTAGGCATCGCTCTCCGGCTTCGCTGCATCGGGGAGGCCGGTGATGAGCTTTTGGACGGTTTCGCTCACTTCAAAGTGCCAGTCGTTCAGCGCGGAAAAGTCACGCGTGCTCCAGCCGCCATCGGC is from Verrucomicrobiaceae bacterium and encodes:
- a CDS encoding Txe/YoeB family addiction module toxin; translated protein: MRTVSFHADAWQDFTEMALHEPKLFERLVRLVNESARNPFTGIGKPEPLRHELKGWWSRRINDEHRLVYRVTDESIVIASCHSHYE
- a CDS encoding orotidine 5'-phosphate decarboxylase, with amino-acid sequence MKPIVQISLDLTNIDEALETAALAMRAGVDWLEAGTPLILAEGLHGVRALRKAFPTTPIVADLKTMDGGYLEAEMMAKAGATHVVVMARAHAETVKCVVKAGKDFGCKVMGDNMICEDMVAGAKWLEDLGCDYIIHHIGYDERRGIAAAGHRMPSPLDKLREVVQAVKVPVQAVGGLSLEQAIQCPKYGAPLVVLGAPLTIDADAFKTADGNLEASLRMICEAVHAQDVAAF